A genomic region of Nymphaea colorata isolate Beijing-Zhang1983 chromosome 2, ASM883128v2, whole genome shotgun sequence contains the following coding sequences:
- the LOC116247609 gene encoding indole-3-acetaldehyde oxidase-like isoform X1: MESMVAVGTGSKQRLVFALNGERVELSGVDPSTTLLEFLRLQTPYKGAKLGCGEGGCGACVVLLSKYDAKSKQVEDLAISSCLTLLCSIDGCSVTTTEGLGNCRDGFHSIHGRFAGFHASQCGYCTPGMCMSLFSSLLNADKSHGPAPDPGFSKLTVSEAATAVVGNLCRCTGYRPIIDACKSFAQDVDMEDLGLNSFWKKGEVADVKKLPLYIPNKVCTFPYFLRNENKQMISISPNQPLMSTILSESKGSRTGQWFTPLSMVELLNVMEYAKEGRLVAGNTSSGIYKRMDYCDQYIDLTHVSELSEIKKDEYGIEFGAAVTISKVIDKLLEEEKVLGSERGLVFRKIAGHLSKVASKYVRNTASLGGNLIMAQRNGFASDIATILLGAGSSVKLQISSERLTLSLEEFLQKPPCSWNTILLSVCIPSCNPIEHITNGTINGIYPQESKLFFETYRAAPRPHGNAVAYLNAAFLLVASNDKLSGNVVVEHLQLAFGTCGSKHAVRATKLELFLLGKLLTPSVLLESMHLLREILAPDIGRSSFTYRLSLAAGFLFDFLHPLIKILDGPIRSMGHNVGCVDIESRLSCIDSDGNVHDSRNICQHELSSDLTNGITSGINSVHNHAEKLSVVSGRQIMDVKKDYYPIGLPTKKVGAEIQASGEALFVDDLPSPKDCLHGAFICSSKPLARVKKIELSTFSASKGSLALVSVKDIPKGGQNIGSQSIFGSEALFADVITEFVGQPLAVVVADRQKDACIAAENAMVCYDTENLEPPILSVEEAISRSSFFQPPAFFSPEHIGDFSKGMSEADHKIHSAEVEIGSQYYFYMETQTALAVPDEDNCMVVYSSTQVPETCQVVIAKCLGVPEHNVRVISRRVGGGFGGKAFRSVPVATACALAAHRLRRPVRMYLDRKADMMTVMGRHPMKVKYSVGFKDDGAVTALHVDVLIDAGISADVSPAFPLFIVETLKKYNWQALSFDIKVCKTNLLTKSAMRGRGNVQGSIIAETVIEHVASFLCMEPYDVRNKNLHTFETLKLFYRNSCGEPAEYTLPVVLDKLITSSCFHSRAETVRQFNRSNRWRKRGLSIVPTVHEVTVRPTPGKVSILNDGSVVVEVGGIELGQGLWTKVKQMAAFALGKLLNGTSKYLLERVRVVQADTLSLAQGGYTAGSTTSESSCEAVRLACNILVERLTPVMVKLQESMDIVSWDALILQAHLQSVNLSASTYWVPSPDSFQYLNFGAAASEVEVDLLTGATTILRTDITYDCGLSLNPAVDLGQIEGAFVQGVGFFMLEKHVTNSDGLVLSDGTWTYKIPTIDTIPRQFNVEVFSSGYHKNRVLSSKASGEPPLLLAASVHCAARQAIKEARKDLRAYNTSEVPPAIFRMDIPATMDVIKELCGLDNVESYLHNMVTQS; encoded by the exons ATGGAGAGCATGGTGGCCGTGGGAACTGGAAGCAAACAGAGGTTGGTATTTGCACTCAATGGGGAGAGAGTGGAGCTCTCTGGAGTCGATCCCTCCACCACCCTCTTGGAGTTCCTTCGCCTTCAGACTCCGTACAAGGGAGCCAAGCTTGGCTGTGGCGAAG GTGGTTGTGGGGCTTGCGTAGTCCTTCTCTCCAAATATGATGCTAAAAGCAAACAAGTAGAGGACCTTGCAATTAGTTCATGCTTGACCCTTCTGTGTAGCATAGATGGTTGTTCAGTTACTACTACTGAGGGTCTTGGGAATTGCAGAGATGGGTTTCATTCAATTCATGGGCGATTTGCAGGCTTCCATGCTTCTCAGTGTGGTTATTGTACACCAGGGATGTGCAtgtctcttttctcttctcttcttaaTGCTGATAAAAGTCATGGACCAGCCCCAGATCCTGGGTTTTCAAAGCTTACAGTATCAGAAGCAGCAACTGCTGTTGTAGGCAATCTATGTCGTTGCACCGGCTACCGCCCCATTATTGATGCCTGTAAGAGTTTTGCACAAGATGTTGACATGGAGGATTTGGGTCTCAATTCCTTTTGGAAAAAGGGGGAAGTTGCAGATGTAAAGAAGCTACCTTTATATATTCCTAATAAAGTTTGtacttttccatattttttaagaaatgaaaacaagcagATGATAAGTATTTCACCCAATCAGCCTCTGATGAGTACTATTTTATCTGAAAGCAAAGGCTCAAGAACAGGTCAATGGTTTACACCTTTGTCTATGGTTGAACTTCTGAATGTAATGGAATATGCAAAAGAAGGTCGGTTGGTTGCTGGAAATACGAGTTCTGGAATTTACAAAAGAATGGACTATTGTGACCAGTACATTGACTTGACACATGTCTCAGAgctttcagaaattaaaaaggaTGAATACGGCATTGAATTTGGAGCTGCTGTTACAATCTCCAAAGTTATTGATAAGTTACTCGAAGAAGAAAAGGTATTAGGAAGTGAAAGAGGGTTGGTCTTCAGGAAAATAGCTGGCCACCTAAGCAAGGTTGCATCAAAATATGTACGGAACACTGCAAGCTTGGGAGGTAACCTCATCATGGCACAAAGGAATGGATTTGCTTCTGATATTGCTACCATTCTCCTTGGTGCAGGTTCATCTGTCAAACTACAAATAAGCTCTGAACGTTTAACTCTGTCTCTTGAGGAATTCTTGCAGAAGCCTCCATGCAGTTGGAATACCATCCTCTTAAGTGTTTGTATCCCAAGCTGTAACCCGATAGAACATATAACCAATGGTACCATTAATGGGATATATCCACAAGAATCTAAATTGTTTTTTGAGACATATAGAGCAGCTCCTCGTCCCCATGGGAATGCAGTTGCATATCTCAATGCTGCATTTCTTCTAGTAGCTTCAAATGATAAATTATCGGGGAATGTTGTTGTGGAACATTTGCAGTTGGCCTTTGGTACATGTGGTTCCAAACATGCTGTCCGTGCAACGAAGCTCGAGCTGTTTTTGCTCGGAAAGCTTCTCACTCCATCAGTACTACTTGAATCAATGCATTTGCTTCGAGAAATTCTGGCACCTGACATAGGCAGATCATCCTTTACCTACCGTTTAAGCTTAGCTGCTGgctttctttttgatttcctgcACCCACTCATTAAGATTTTGGATGGGCCTATAAGGAGTATGGGACATAATGTAGGTTGTGTTGATATAGAGTCTCGCCTTTCATGCATTGACTCTGATGGAAACGTGCATGATTCAAGAAACATCTGTCAGCATGAACTCTCTAGTGATTTGACTAATGGGATAACTTCTGGTATCAACTCAGTACACAATCATGCCGAGAAACTTAGTGTTGTATCTGGAAGACAAATTATGGATGTTAAGAAGGACTATTATCCAATTGGCCTACCTACTAAAAAGGTTGGGGCTGAAATCCAAGCTTCTG GTGAGGCATTATTTGTTGATGACCTTCCTTCCCCAAAGGACTGCCTACATGGTGCATTTATTTGTAGCAGTAAACCTTTGGCACGTGTAAAGAAGATTGAATTGAGCACCTTTTCAGCATCAAAAGGATCTCTTGCACTTGTTTCGGTTAAAGATATTCCAAAAGGAGGACAAAATATTGGATCTCAATCAATATTTGGGAGTGAGGCACTGTTTGCTGATGTCATCACTGAGTTTGTGGGTCAACCACTTGCTGTTGTG GTTGCAGATAGACAAAAGGATGCATGTATAGCTGCTGAGAATGCGATGGTGTGTTATGATACTGAAAATTTAGAACCTCCAATTCTATCAGTTGAAGAGGCCATCTCACGATCAAGCTTTTTTCAGCCTCCGGCCTTTTTTAGCCCCGAACACATTGGGGATTTCTCGAAAGGGATGTCTGAGGCTGATCACAAGATTCATTCTGCTGAA GTCGAGATTGGGTCACAATATTATTTCTACATGGAGACACAGACAGCACTTGCTGTACCAGATGAAGATAACTGCATGGTTGTTTACAGCTCAACGCAGGTTCCTGAAACCTGTCAAGTTGTAATTGCCAAATGCCTTGGTGTTCCTGAGCATAATGTGCGGGTAATTTCAAGAAGAGTTGGAGGTGGATTTGGTGGAAAAGCATTTAGATCTGTTCCT GTGGCAACAGCTTGTGCATTGGCTGCACATAGATTACGCCGACCTGTTCGAATGTATCTTGACCGTAAGGCAGATATGATGACAGTAATGGGAAGACATCCTATGAAAGTGAAGTACTCTGTGGGATTTAAAGATGATGGCGCAGTTACGGCATTGCATGTGGACGTACTAATTGATGCAGGCATATCAGCAGATGTCAGTCCAGCTTTTCCACTATTCATTGTGGAAACGCTAAAGAAGTATAACTGGCAAGCCCTTTCATTTGATATTAAGGTCTGCAAGACCAATCTCCTGACCAAGTCAGCAATGCGTGGCCGAGGAAATGTTCAAGGATCAATTATTGCAGAAACTGTTATCGAACATGTTGCATCGTTTCTGTGCATGGAACCCTATGACGTGCGAAATAAAAATTTGCACACATTTGAAACCCTTAAGTTGTTCTACAGAAACAGTTGTGGAGAACCAGCTGAGTACACCTTACCTGTGGTTTTGGACAAGTTAATCACATCATCTTGCTTTCATAGTAGAGCTGAAACTGTAAGGCAGTTCAATAGGTCTAACAGATGGAGGAAGCGAGGCTTGTCTATTGTGCCAACTGTGCATGAGGTCACAGTGAGACCAACCCCTGGAAAAGTGAGCATTCTTAATGATGGTTCAGTTGTTGTTGAAGTTGGAGGAATTGAGTTAGGGCAAGGACTTTGGACAAAGGTGAAGCAAATGGCTGCATTTGCTCTTGGAAAGTTATTGAATGGCACAAGTAAATATCTTCTGGAAAGAGTACGTGTTGTCCAGGCAGATACTTTAAGTCTTGCGCAGGGAGGTTACACTGCAGGGAGCACCACATCTGAATCAAGTTGTGAAGCAGTACGTTTAGCATGCAATATTCTAGTAGAAAGGTTGACACCTGTTATGGTAAAATTGCAGGAGAGCATGGATATTGTTTCGTGGGATGCTTTGATACTCCAG GCACATTTGCAATCTGTGAATCTATCTGCAAGCACATACTGGGTTCCTAGTCCTGATTCATTTCAATATCTGAATTTTGGTGCTGCAGCAAGTGAA GTAGAAGTTGATCTTCTCACAGGAGCTACCACAATTTTGCGTACGGACATAACATATGACTGTGGGTTGAGTCTAAATCCAGCGGTTGATCTTGGACAG ATAGAGGGTGCATTTGTTCAAGGAGTTGGTTTCTTTATGCTGGAAAAGCATGTCACAAATTCTGATGGATTGGTGTTGTCAGATGGTACATGGACGTACAAAATTCCTACAATTGATACAATTCCTCGCCAATTCAATGTTGAAGTATTCAGCAGCGGTTATCACAAAAATCGTGTTCTTTCCTCCAAGG CTTCTGGCGAGCCACCGTTACTTCTTGCGGCCTCGGTGCACTGTGCAGCAAGGCAAGCCAtaaaggaagcaagaaaagatTTGCGTGCTTACAACACTTCAGAGGTGCCTCCTGCAATCTTTAGAATGGACATTCCTGCTACAATGGATGTTATTAAGGAACTCTGTGGGCTGGACAATGTTGAAAGTTACTTGCACAATATGGTCACTCAATCGTAG
- the LOC116247609 gene encoding indole-3-acetaldehyde oxidase-like isoform X2: protein MESMVAVGTGSKQRLVFALNGERVELSGVDPSTTLLEFLRLQTPYKGAKLGCGEGGCGACVVLLSKYDAKSKQVEDLAISSCLTLLCSIDGCSVTTTEGLGNCRDGFHSIHGRFAGFHASQCGYCTPGMCMSLFSSLLNADKSHGPAPDPGFSKLTVSEAATAVVGNLCRCTGYRPIIDACKSFAQDVDMEDLGLNSFWKKGEVADVKKLPLYIPNKVCTFPYFLRNENKQMISISPNQPLMSTILSESKGSRTGQWFTPLSMVELLNVMEYAKEGRLVAGNTSSGIYKRMDYCDQYIDLTHVSELSEIKKDEYGIEFGAAVTISKVIDKLLEEEKVLGSERGLVFRKIAGHLSKVASKYVRNTASLGGNLIMAQRNGFASDIATILLGAGSSVKLQISSERLTLSLEEFLQKPPCSWNTILLSVCIPSCNPIEHITNGTINGIYPQESKLFFETYRAAPRPHGNAVAYLNAAFLLVASNDKLSGNVVVEHLQLAFGTCGSKHAVRATKLELFLLGKLLTPSVLLESMHLLREILAPDIGRSSFTYRLSLAAGFLFDFLHPLIKILDGPIRSMGHNVGCVDIESRLSCIDSDGNVHDSRNICQHELSSDLTNGITSGINSVHNHAEKLSVVSGRQIMDVKKDYYPIGLPTKKVGAEIQASGEALFVDDLPSPKDCLHGAFICSSKPLARVKKIELSTFSASKGSLALVSVKDIPKGGQNIGSQSIFGSEALFADVITEFVGQPLAVVVADRQKDACIAAENAMVCYDTENLEPPILSVEEAISRSSFFQPPAFFSPEHIGDFSKGMSEADHKIHSAEVEIGSQYYFYMETQTALAVPDEDNCMVVYSSTQVPETCQVVIAKCLGVPEHNVRVISRRVGGGFGGKAFRSVPVATACALAAHRLRRPVRMYLDRKADMMTVMGRHPMKVKYSVGFKDDGAVTALHVDVLIDAGISADVSPAFPLFIVETLKKYNWQALSFDIKVCKTNLLTKSAMRGRGNVQGSIIAETVIEHVASFLCMEPYDVRNKNLHTFETLKLFYRNSCGEPAEYTLPVVLDKLITSSCFHSRAETVRQFNRSNRWRKRGLSIVPTVHEVTVRPTPGKVSILNDGSVVVEVGGIELGQGLWTKVKQMAAFALGKLLNGTSKYLLERVRVVQADTLSLAQGGYTAGSTTSESSCEAVRLACNILVERLTPVMVKLQESMDIVSWDALILQAHLQSVNLSASTYWVPSPDSFQYLNFGAAASEVEVDLLTGATTILRTDITYDCGLSLNPAVDLGQIEGAFVQGIGFFMLEKHVTDYDGLVLSDGTWTYKIPTVDTIPRQFNVEILDSGHHKNRVLSSKASGEPPLLLAASVHCAAREAIKAARSDLRAYSNSEAPSPVFRMDTPATMDYIKELCGLDNVERYLRSLISRS, encoded by the exons ATGGAGAGCATGGTGGCCGTGGGAACTGGAAGCAAACAGAGGTTGGTATTTGCACTCAATGGGGAGAGAGTGGAGCTCTCTGGAGTCGATCCCTCCACCACCCTCTTGGAGTTCCTTCGCCTTCAGACTCCGTACAAGGGAGCCAAGCTTGGCTGTGGCGAAG GTGGTTGTGGGGCTTGCGTAGTCCTTCTCTCCAAATATGATGCTAAAAGCAAACAAGTAGAGGACCTTGCAATTAGTTCATGCTTGACCCTTCTGTGTAGCATAGATGGTTGTTCAGTTACTACTACTGAGGGTCTTGGGAATTGCAGAGATGGGTTTCATTCAATTCATGGGCGATTTGCAGGCTTCCATGCTTCTCAGTGTGGTTATTGTACACCAGGGATGTGCAtgtctcttttctcttctcttcttaaTGCTGATAAAAGTCATGGACCAGCCCCAGATCCTGGGTTTTCAAAGCTTACAGTATCAGAAGCAGCAACTGCTGTTGTAGGCAATCTATGTCGTTGCACCGGCTACCGCCCCATTATTGATGCCTGTAAGAGTTTTGCACAAGATGTTGACATGGAGGATTTGGGTCTCAATTCCTTTTGGAAAAAGGGGGAAGTTGCAGATGTAAAGAAGCTACCTTTATATATTCCTAATAAAGTTTGtacttttccatattttttaagaaatgaaaacaagcagATGATAAGTATTTCACCCAATCAGCCTCTGATGAGTACTATTTTATCTGAAAGCAAAGGCTCAAGAACAGGTCAATGGTTTACACCTTTGTCTATGGTTGAACTTCTGAATGTAATGGAATATGCAAAAGAAGGTCGGTTGGTTGCTGGAAATACGAGTTCTGGAATTTACAAAAGAATGGACTATTGTGACCAGTACATTGACTTGACACATGTCTCAGAgctttcagaaattaaaaaggaTGAATACGGCATTGAATTTGGAGCTGCTGTTACAATCTCCAAAGTTATTGATAAGTTACTCGAAGAAGAAAAGGTATTAGGAAGTGAAAGAGGGTTGGTCTTCAGGAAAATAGCTGGCCACCTAAGCAAGGTTGCATCAAAATATGTACGGAACACTGCAAGCTTGGGAGGTAACCTCATCATGGCACAAAGGAATGGATTTGCTTCTGATATTGCTACCATTCTCCTTGGTGCAGGTTCATCTGTCAAACTACAAATAAGCTCTGAACGTTTAACTCTGTCTCTTGAGGAATTCTTGCAGAAGCCTCCATGCAGTTGGAATACCATCCTCTTAAGTGTTTGTATCCCAAGCTGTAACCCGATAGAACATATAACCAATGGTACCATTAATGGGATATATCCACAAGAATCTAAATTGTTTTTTGAGACATATAGAGCAGCTCCTCGTCCCCATGGGAATGCAGTTGCATATCTCAATGCTGCATTTCTTCTAGTAGCTTCAAATGATAAATTATCGGGGAATGTTGTTGTGGAACATTTGCAGTTGGCCTTTGGTACATGTGGTTCCAAACATGCTGTCCGTGCAACGAAGCTCGAGCTGTTTTTGCTCGGAAAGCTTCTCACTCCATCAGTACTACTTGAATCAATGCATTTGCTTCGAGAAATTCTGGCACCTGACATAGGCAGATCATCCTTTACCTACCGTTTAAGCTTAGCTGCTGgctttctttttgatttcctgcACCCACTCATTAAGATTTTGGATGGGCCTATAAGGAGTATGGGACATAATGTAGGTTGTGTTGATATAGAGTCTCGCCTTTCATGCATTGACTCTGATGGAAACGTGCATGATTCAAGAAACATCTGTCAGCATGAACTCTCTAGTGATTTGACTAATGGGATAACTTCTGGTATCAACTCAGTACACAATCATGCCGAGAAACTTAGTGTTGTATCTGGAAGACAAATTATGGATGTTAAGAAGGACTATTATCCAATTGGCCTACCTACTAAAAAGGTTGGGGCTGAAATCCAAGCTTCTG GTGAGGCATTATTTGTTGATGACCTTCCTTCCCCAAAGGACTGCCTACATGGTGCATTTATTTGTAGCAGTAAACCTTTGGCACGTGTAAAGAAGATTGAATTGAGCACCTTTTCAGCATCAAAAGGATCTCTTGCACTTGTTTCGGTTAAAGATATTCCAAAAGGAGGACAAAATATTGGATCTCAATCAATATTTGGGAGTGAGGCACTGTTTGCTGATGTCATCACTGAGTTTGTGGGTCAACCACTTGCTGTTGTG GTTGCAGATAGACAAAAGGATGCATGTATAGCTGCTGAGAATGCGATGGTGTGTTATGATACTGAAAATTTAGAACCTCCAATTCTATCAGTTGAAGAGGCCATCTCACGATCAAGCTTTTTTCAGCCTCCGGCCTTTTTTAGCCCCGAACACATTGGGGATTTCTCGAAAGGGATGTCTGAGGCTGATCACAAGATTCATTCTGCTGAA GTCGAGATTGGGTCACAATATTATTTCTACATGGAGACACAGACAGCACTTGCTGTACCAGATGAAGATAACTGCATGGTTGTTTACAGCTCAACGCAGGTTCCTGAAACCTGTCAAGTTGTAATTGCCAAATGCCTTGGTGTTCCTGAGCATAATGTGCGGGTAATTTCAAGAAGAGTTGGAGGTGGATTTGGTGGAAAAGCATTTAGATCTGTTCCT GTGGCAACAGCTTGTGCATTGGCTGCACATAGATTACGCCGACCTGTTCGAATGTATCTTGACCGTAAGGCAGATATGATGACAGTAATGGGAAGACATCCTATGAAAGTGAAGTACTCTGTGGGATTTAAAGATGATGGCGCAGTTACGGCATTGCATGTGGACGTACTAATTGATGCAGGCATATCAGCAGATGTCAGTCCAGCTTTTCCACTATTCATTGTGGAAACGCTAAAGAAGTATAACTGGCAAGCCCTTTCATTTGATATTAAGGTCTGCAAGACCAATCTCCTGACCAAGTCAGCAATGCGTGGCCGAGGAAATGTTCAAGGATCAATTATTGCAGAAACTGTTATCGAACATGTTGCATCGTTTCTGTGCATGGAACCCTATGACGTGCGAAATAAAAATTTGCACACATTTGAAACCCTTAAGTTGTTCTACAGAAACAGTTGTGGAGAACCAGCTGAGTACACCTTACCTGTGGTTTTGGACAAGTTAATCACATCATCTTGCTTTCATAGTAGAGCTGAAACTGTAAGGCAGTTCAATAGGTCTAACAGATGGAGGAAGCGAGGCTTGTCTATTGTGCCAACTGTGCATGAGGTCACAGTGAGACCAACCCCTGGAAAAGTGAGCATTCTTAATGATGGTTCAGTTGTTGTTGAAGTTGGAGGAATTGAGTTAGGGCAAGGACTTTGGACAAAGGTGAAGCAAATGGCTGCATTTGCTCTTGGAAAGTTATTGAATGGCACAAGTAAATATCTTCTGGAAAGAGTACGTGTTGTCCAGGCAGATACTTTAAGTCTTGCGCAGGGAGGTTACACTGCAGGGAGCACCACATCTGAATCAAGTTGTGAAGCAGTACGTTTAGCATGCAATATTCTAGTAGAAAGGTTGACACCTGTTATGGTAAAATTGCAGGAGAGCATGGATATTGTTTCGTGGGATGCTTTGATACTCCAG GCACATTTGCAATCTGTGAATCTATCTGCAAGCACATACTGGGTTCCTAGTCCTGATTCATTTCAATATCTGAATTTTGGTGCTGCAGCAAGTGAA GTAGAAGTTGATCTTCTCACAGGAGCTACCACAATTTTGCGTACGGACATAACATATGACTGTGGGTTGAGTCTAAATCCAGCGGTTGATCTTGGACAG